The proteins below are encoded in one region of Limnochorda pilosa:
- a CDS encoding P-loop NTPase family protein, protein MEETHQPGQAMGTHETGPPLATASPGPTPDRAPGRQEGWVVDGNYSRVRDLLWPAADTVVWLDFSPPVIMGRLLRRTLARTLLRRELWSGNRESLGRVFSRDSILLWALRTYRRRRREYPELFHRPEHRHLRVIHLRSPREVEAWLHAVRSPS, encoded by the coding sequence GTGGAGGAGACGCATCAACCCGGCCAAGCGATGGGGACCCACGAGACGGGACCACCGCTGGCCACTGCGAGCCCAGGCCCGACGCCCGACCGAGCCCCCGGCCGGCAGGAGGGCTGGGTGGTCGACGGCAACTACAGCAGGGTGCGGGATCTCCTCTGGCCCGCGGCGGATACCGTCGTCTGGCTGGACTTCTCCCCACCCGTCATCATGGGCCGTCTGCTGCGGCGCACTCTGGCACGGACGCTGCTCCGGCGGGAGCTGTGGTCCGGGAACCGGGAGAGCCTGGGGCGAGTCTTCAGCCGTGATTCGATCCTTCTGTGGGCCCTGCGGACCTACCGCCGGCGCAGGCGTGAGTACCCCGAGCTCTTCCACCGCCCGGAGCACCGCCACCTGCGGGTGATCCACCTGCGTTCCCCCCGGGAGGTCGAGGCCTGGCTGCACGCGGTGCGGTCACCATCCTGA
- the msrB gene encoding peptide-methionine (R)-S-oxide reductase MsrB: MAGKFLLSDEEWRKRLSPEEHRVLRRAGTEPPWEGCFVGTKEPGTYVCAACGNPLFKSGEKFESGTGWPSFTQPISQDAVTEHEDRSHGMIRTEVRCARCESHLGHVFPDGPPPTGLRYCMNSVAMKHVPQGQPIPLVTE, encoded by the coding sequence ATGGCGGGCAAGTTCCTGCTCAGCGACGAGGAGTGGAGGAAGCGCCTGTCGCCCGAGGAGCATCGGGTGCTGCGCAGGGCCGGCACGGAGCCGCCCTGGGAAGGGTGCTTCGTGGGGACCAAGGAACCAGGGACGTACGTGTGTGCCGCCTGCGGCAACCCGCTCTTCAAGTCCGGGGAGAAGTTCGAGTCGGGAACCGGTTGGCCGTCCTTCACGCAGCCCATCTCACAGGACGCCGTGACCGAGCACGAGGATCGCTCCCACGGCATGATCCGCACCGAGGTCCGTTGCGCCCGCTGCGAGAGCCACCTCGGGCACGTCTTCCCGGACGGCCCCCCGCCGACCGGCTTGCGCTACTGCATGAACTCCGTCGCCATGAAGCACGTGCCCCAGGGGCAGCCGATCCCACTGGTCACGGAGTAG
- a CDS encoding winged helix-turn-helix domain-containing protein encodes MSHDDATRSVPAAALRRLVLARNGLLRWSRGRGPHGEGGPWRDGLGGEEGTLQAIRRLEAVQLDPVAVVERNHHLVLRNRVASYRPEHLEALYRQRRVFEYEANARCVLPMEDYGTFEPMRVHLRFLQPPFSPELQAAAEYVRERLAAEGPLPARSLESGDRVKGYWDAAPKTKATSQALEHLWEAGEVVVALRQGDERHFALSELWLDRPGGTGSWEPLLHKYLRAYGVADTGDFRFGWRKWPAAERKAAVERLVRQGELERFRIDGARRTYYVLSEFVPLLEALAGATVAPDVYLLPPLDNVLWRRERVADLFGFDYTWEIYLPPARRRFGPYAMPVLEGDRFIGRLDARMDRSDRVLRVERLTLEPGVEPSPKQMAKVWAGIEGLAGDVGATRVDRRATQGAPQPQG; translated from the coding sequence GTGAGCCACGACGACGCCACGCGATCGGTCCCGGCGGCGGCCCTCCGGCGCCTGGTCCTGGCCAGGAACGGGCTCCTGCGGTGGAGCCGCGGGCGGGGCCCGCACGGTGAGGGCGGCCCTTGGCGGGACGGGCTCGGGGGCGAGGAGGGCACGCTCCAGGCCATCCGCCGGCTGGAAGCGGTCCAGCTGGATCCTGTGGCCGTGGTGGAACGGAACCACCACCTGGTCCTACGCAACCGCGTCGCGTCGTATCGCCCCGAGCACCTGGAGGCCCTCTACCGGCAGAGGCGCGTTTTCGAGTACGAGGCCAATGCCCGCTGCGTTCTCCCCATGGAGGACTACGGCACCTTCGAGCCGATGCGCGTCCACCTTCGGTTCCTCCAGCCCCCCTTCTCGCCCGAGCTGCAGGCAGCGGCCGAATACGTACGCGAGCGCTTGGCCGCCGAGGGACCGCTCCCGGCCCGGAGCCTCGAATCGGGCGACCGCGTCAAGGGCTACTGGGACGCGGCCCCGAAGACCAAGGCCACCTCCCAGGCGCTGGAGCACCTGTGGGAGGCGGGGGAGGTGGTGGTGGCCCTGCGGCAGGGAGACGAGCGCCATTTCGCCCTGTCCGAGCTGTGGCTCGATCGGCCGGGCGGAACCGGCTCCTGGGAGCCTCTGCTGCACAAGTACCTGAGGGCGTACGGTGTGGCCGACACGGGCGACTTCCGCTTCGGCTGGCGCAAGTGGCCGGCCGCCGAGCGGAAAGCGGCCGTCGAGCGGCTGGTGAGGCAGGGCGAGCTCGAACGGTTTCGCATCGACGGCGCGCGCCGCACCTACTACGTCCTGTCGGAGTTCGTGCCGCTGCTGGAGGCATTGGCCGGTGCCACCGTGGCGCCCGATGTCTACCTGCTCCCGCCGCTGGACAACGTTCTCTGGCGCCGGGAGCGCGTGGCGGACCTCTTCGGCTTCGACTACACTTGGGAGATCTACCTCCCGCCGGCCAGGCGCCGCTTCGGCCCCTACGCCATGCCGGTGCTGGAAGGGGACCGTTTCATCGGCCGCCTGGACGCCAGGATGGACCGGTCCGACCGCGTGCTCCGGGTGGAACGCTTGACCCTGGAGCCTGGCGTGGAGCCGTCGCCCAAGCAGATGGCCAAGGTGTGGGCGGGCATCGAAGGCCTCGCAGGCGATGTCGGGGCGACCCGCGTCGACAGGCGGGCCACTCAAGGGGCGCCGCAGCCACAGGGCTAG
- a CDS encoding GNAT family N-acetyltransferase, with protein MPHVEGPSAEGPVTVTPPSTKVDRAWLEQLWTAEWGGTTMISRGKRHRLDDLEARIAWQGGERVGAVTYRIGSEAGGAPECEVLSLNARLEGKGIGSLLLEAVEAVAREAGCRRVWLTTTNDNLDALRFYQRRGYRLAALYPGAVDAARDAKPTIPRVGDHGIPIHDEIELEKGL; from the coding sequence GTGCCGCACGTGGAGGGCCCCAGCGCAGAGGGCCCGGTCACCGTGACCCCACCCTCGACGAAGGTCGACCGGGCGTGGCTGGAGCAGCTCTGGACGGCCGAGTGGGGCGGCACCACGATGATCAGCCGGGGGAAGCGCCACCGGCTCGACGACCTCGAGGCGCGGATAGCCTGGCAGGGCGGCGAGCGGGTGGGTGCCGTCACCTACCGCATCGGTTCGGAGGCGGGCGGCGCTCCCGAGTGCGAAGTGCTGAGCCTCAACGCCCGGCTGGAGGGAAAGGGGATCGGCAGCCTCCTGCTCGAGGCGGTGGAGGCGGTCGCGAGGGAGGCCGGGTGCCGCCGGGTTTGGCTGACCACGACCAACGACAACCTGGACGCCCTCCGCTTCTACCAGCGGCGCGGCTACCGGCTCGCGGCGCTCTATCCAGGCGCCGTCGATGCGGCCCGGGACGCGAAGCCGACCATCCCGCGCGTGGGGGACCATGGGATCCCCATCCACGACGAGATCGAGCTGGAGAAGGGCTTGTGA
- a CDS encoding AAA family ATPase has translation MSSSTRLDELQRRRAELRAELDGVDTLEVRSGSGEAVQPEEELRGVEAKLKELLAPFLARSSASCRELKLSREELKARPEPHLEGLAGALEEAETRLAGAREGRDRRASELEAARVEKARLEQERAGREAERGHHQDTVARIVAEAGSEQAVEQAYQEARRERDAARARVQELQEKLFVLTRLALARYLASAEGRLLFVLDDPLVNSDPVRHHRLVELLEEATEDLQVVVRTCHPERCRGVAGGYYRMAS, from the coding sequence ATGTCTTCGAGCACAAGACTGGACGAGCTCCAGCGCCGCCGGGCGGAGCTGCGGGCGGAGCTCGACGGCGTGGACACCCTCGAGGTGCGCTCGGGGTCCGGCGAGGCCGTTCAGCCGGAGGAAGAGCTGCGGGGCGTGGAGGCCAAGCTCAAAGAGCTTCTCGCCCCGTTCCTCGCCCGCTCCTCCGCCTCCTGCCGGGAGCTGAAGCTGAGCCGGGAGGAGCTGAAGGCCCGGCCCGAGCCGCACCTGGAGGGCCTCGCCGGGGCCCTGGAAGAAGCCGAGACCCGGCTCGCAGGGGCCCGTGAAGGGCGCGACCGAAGGGCGAGCGAGCTCGAGGCCGCCCGCGTGGAGAAGGCCCGGTTGGAGCAGGAACGGGCGGGGCGGGAGGCCGAGCGCGGCCATCACCAGGACACCGTCGCCAGGATCGTCGCCGAGGCCGGCTCCGAGCAGGCGGTGGAGCAGGCGTACCAGGAGGCCCGCCGCGAGCGCGACGCCGCGCGCGCCCGGGTGCAGGAGCTTCAGGAGAAGCTCTTCGTCCTCACCCGCTTGGCCCTGGCCCGCTACCTGGCCTCCGCCGAGGGCCGGCTGCTCTTCGTGCTGGACGACCCCCTGGTGAACAGCGACCCCGTGCGCCACCACCGCCTGGTGGAGCTGCTCGAGGAGGCCACGGAGGACCTCCAGGTGGTGGTCCGCACGTGTCACCCGGAGCGGTGCCGGGGGGTGGCGGGAGGGTATTACCGCATGGCGTCGTAG
- a CDS encoding class I SAM-dependent methyltransferase, giving the protein MYDREMRHVDWDEVFRRQVLRSAEVERWLDALALRADGTVADVGSGPGYVTLRAAARLGPGGCVFAVDRREEALAYLRHKLAEDGQAGERGRVETVVSDAESFTLPQAVDAALVTHMLHHTDQPRRVLDAVLAALAPGGLAVVAEFDPEAPGEVGPPPAERIPRPELETWLREAGFELQGEVPSGVEQYALLVRRPEHRAG; this is encoded by the coding sequence GTGTACGACCGTGAGATGCGGCACGTGGACTGGGACGAGGTGTTCCGGCGGCAGGTCCTCCGGAGCGCCGAAGTGGAGAGGTGGCTCGACGCCCTGGCGCTCCGGGCCGACGGCACGGTCGCGGACGTCGGCTCGGGGCCGGGCTACGTCACGCTGCGGGCCGCCGCCCGGCTCGGCCCCGGCGGCTGCGTCTTCGCCGTCGACCGCCGGGAGGAGGCCCTCGCCTACCTGCGTCACAAGCTGGCGGAGGACGGGCAGGCCGGGGAGCGGGGAAGGGTGGAGACCGTGGTCTCCGACGCGGAGAGCTTCACGCTCCCCCAGGCCGTCGACGCCGCCCTGGTGACCCACATGCTCCACCACACCGACCAGCCCCGCCGGGTCCTCGACGCGGTCCTCGCCGCCCTGGCTCCCGGCGGCCTCGCCGTCGTCGCCGAGTTCGATCCAGAAGCGCCGGGGGAGGTGGGTCCTCCGCCCGCCGAGCGGATTCCGCGCCCGGAGCTGGAGACCTGGCTCAGGGAAGCGGGCTTCGAGCTGCAGGGAGAGGTGCCGTCCGGGGTGGAGCAGTACGCCCTGCTGGTGCGGCGCCCGGAGCACCGGGCGGGATGA
- a CDS encoding DUF2255 family protein, with protein sequence MGTWSKDELEKIAVADDLHVSPFRADGVTYGTPTWVWCVVVDDAVYVRAYNGQNSRWYQAAVRQKAGRITVAGMTREVTFEPVDGPIQDRIDDAYRAKYRGSPYLNPMIGLRARSATVKILPRE encoded by the coding sequence ATGGGCACATGGTCAAAAGATGAATTGGAAAAGATCGCTGTGGCCGACGATCTCCACGTCTCGCCGTTCCGTGCGGACGGGGTGACGTACGGCACGCCCACGTGGGTCTGGTGCGTCGTGGTGGACGACGCCGTTTACGTGCGTGCCTACAACGGGCAAAACTCCCGCTGGTACCAGGCCGCGGTGCGGCAGAAGGCAGGGCGGATCACGGTGGCCGGCATGACCAGGGAAGTCACCTTCGAGCCGGTGGACGGGCCCATCCAAGACCGAATCGACGACGCCTACCGGGCGAAGTACCGCGGCAGCCCCTACCTCAACCCGATGATCGGACTCCGTGCCCGCTCTGCAACAGTCAAGATCCTGCCACGGGAATGA
- a CDS encoding (R)-mandelonitrile lyase, giving the protein MEIRRAGSQPSGKGPEAYFTGSVRVDPLYEAHDPGRVRAAMVTFEPGARTAWHTHPLGQILIVTAGRGLVQTWGGPIQEIRPGDVVWIPPGEKHWHGAAPTTAMTHIAIQEALDGKTADWLEHVTQEQYRG; this is encoded by the coding sequence TTGGAGATTCGGCGCGCTGGCTCACAGCCTTCCGGCAAGGGGCCGGAGGCGTATTTCACTGGTTCCGTGCGCGTAGACCCGCTGTATGAGGCGCACGATCCGGGGAGGGTGCGGGCCGCGATGGTCACCTTCGAGCCCGGCGCCCGGACGGCGTGGCACACCCACCCGCTGGGCCAGATCCTGATCGTGACCGCCGGTCGCGGCCTGGTCCAAACCTGGGGAGGCCCCATCCAGGAAATCCGGCCCGGCGACGTGGTCTGGATCCCGCCGGGCGAGAAGCACTGGCATGGCGCCGCGCCCACCACGGCCATGACGCACATCGCCATCCAGGAAGCCCTCGACGGCAAGACCGCCGACTGGCTGGAGCACGTCACGCAGGAACAGTACCGGGGATAG
- a CDS encoding aldo/keto reductase — translation MKKRHLGNSGLEVSAIGLGCMGLSFGYGPPAGKQEAITVIRAAVERGITFFDTAEVYGPFTNEELVGEALAPFRGQVIIATKFGIRRDENGKQIQDSRPEQIRKSVEGSLRRLKVETIDLYYQHRVDPSVPIEEVAGTVQDLIREGKVRYFGLSEAGAQTIRRAHAVQPVAAVQSEYSLWWRRPEQDVLPVCEGLGIGFVPFSPLGKGFLTGAIDERTAFAPDDFRNIVPRFTPGNRKANLALVDLLKQIAVRKGATPAQIALAWLLAQEPWIVPIPGTTKLHRLEENIGAVDVELTPEELRDIEDVLAHIPIHGARYPEELERRTGL, via the coding sequence TTGAAAAAGCGCCACCTTGGCAACAGTGGTCTGGAAGTGTCGGCGATTGGCCTTGGCTGCATGGGCCTCAGTTTCGGCTACGGGCCTCCCGCGGGCAAGCAGGAGGCCATCACCGTCATCCGCGCGGCTGTGGAAAGGGGCATCACCTTCTTTGACACGGCCGAGGTCTACGGCCCATTCACGAACGAGGAGCTAGTGGGCGAGGCCCTCGCCCCCTTCCGCGGGCAGGTGATCATCGCCACCAAGTTCGGAATCCGGCGGGATGAGAACGGAAAACAGATCCAAGACAGCCGGCCTGAACAGATCCGCAAGAGCGTGGAGGGCTCGCTCAGGCGGCTCAAGGTGGAGACCATCGACCTCTACTACCAGCACCGGGTCGATCCCAGCGTGCCCATCGAGGAAGTGGCGGGTACGGTGCAGGACCTCATCAGGGAGGGCAAGGTGCGGTACTTTGGCCTCTCGGAAGCTGGGGCACAGACCATCCGTCGCGCCCACGCGGTCCAGCCCGTGGCGGCCGTGCAGAGCGAGTACTCGCTGTGGTGGCGGCGTCCCGAGCAGGACGTGCTGCCCGTGTGCGAGGGACTGGGTATCGGCTTCGTCCCATTCAGCCCCCTTGGCAAGGGCTTTTTGACGGGGGCCATCGACGAACGGACAGCCTTTGCGCCGGACGACTTCCGCAACATCGTCCCGCGCTTTACGCCGGGGAACCGCAAGGCCAACCTCGCCCTGGTGGACTTGCTGAAGCAGATCGCCGTGCGCAAGGGGGCCACGCCCGCGCAGATTGCGCTGGCCTGGCTGCTGGCCCAAGAGCCATGGATCGTGCCAATTCCGGGCACGACCAAGCTACACCGGCTAGAGGAGAACATCGGGGCGGTGGACGTGGAACTGACACCGGAGGAGCTACGGGACATCGAGGACGTCCTCGCGCACATCCCGATCCATGGGGCGCGGTACCCCGAAGAGTTGGAGCGCAGGACAGGACTCTAG
- a CDS encoding zinc-dependent alcohol dehydrogenase family protein — translation MRATIMYGPGDVRVESVPDPRLVEPTDAIIRVTHASICGSDLWPYRGLDDRPFGPNGIPMGHEAIGVVEAVGPEVRTVKPGDTVLMPFAYSDGTCVFCHEGLPTACVHVGFFGSPEVGGAQAEAIRTPFADGTLFPLRAEVDETLMPSLLTLTDVMATGHHAAVTAKVGPGKTAAVVGDGAVGLCGVVAAKRLGAERIILLGGHPDRIALAKEFGATDIVSDRGEAAVERVRELTGGYGAHSVLECVGTEEAMRTAILIARPGGAVGRVGVPHYEAIPASDPAFYGNLTIGGGPAPARAYFAELLPDVLEGRIQPGRVFDLTLPLDRAAEGYRAMDERRAIKVLVKP, via the coding sequence ATGCGCGCGACCATCATGTACGGTCCCGGCGACGTCCGGGTGGAAAGCGTCCCGGACCCCCGCCTGGTGGAGCCCACCGATGCTATCATACGGGTCACCCATGCCTCCATCTGCGGGAGCGACCTATGGCCGTACCGGGGACTTGACGACCGGCCCTTCGGCCCGAACGGCATCCCCATGGGGCATGAGGCCATTGGCGTGGTGGAAGCGGTCGGCCCCGAGGTCCGCACCGTCAAGCCCGGCGATACGGTACTGATGCCCTTCGCGTACTCGGACGGAACCTGCGTCTTCTGCCACGAGGGGTTGCCGACCGCCTGCGTGCACGTCGGGTTCTTCGGCAGCCCGGAGGTGGGCGGAGCGCAGGCCGAGGCGATTCGTACCCCCTTCGCCGACGGCACACTCTTTCCCCTACGGGCGGAGGTGGACGAGACGCTCATGCCCTCCCTGCTCACCCTCACCGACGTGATGGCCACGGGCCACCACGCGGCGGTCACGGCCAAGGTGGGCCCGGGGAAGACGGCGGCGGTGGTGGGCGACGGCGCCGTGGGCCTGTGCGGGGTGGTCGCGGCCAAGCGCCTGGGCGCCGAGCGGATCATCCTCCTGGGCGGCCATCCGGATCGGATCGCCCTGGCCAAGGAATTCGGCGCCACGGACATCGTCTCCGATCGGGGCGAGGCGGCGGTGGAGCGGGTGCGGGAACTCACGGGTGGCTACGGCGCCCACTCCGTTCTGGAGTGCGTCGGGACCGAGGAGGCGATGCGCACGGCGATCCTGATCGCCCGGCCCGGCGGCGCCGTGGGCCGCGTCGGTGTCCCCCACTACGAGGCCATCCCCGCCTCCGACCCGGCGTTCTATGGCAACCTGACCATTGGCGGCGGCCCGGCCCCGGCCCGCGCGTACTTCGCCGAGCTGCTCCCTGACGTCCTGGAGGGCCGCATCCAGCCCGGCCGGGTCTTCGACCTGACCCTGCCCCTGGACCGGGCGGCAGAGGGCTACCGGGCGATGGACGAGCGGCGGGCCATCAAGGTGCTGGTGAAGCCCTGA
- a CDS encoding FAD-binding oxidoreductase — translation MTSGPTRGQPTTFRGRIVATPYERALHVVVYPTCEDDLLRLLEFAEARRVALIPPGGESSVVGGIEPDVPPNYAGVLSVELREMRAVREIDQLSRRARVQAGILGPDLEEALRREGLAFRHCPQSYTCSTVGGWIATRAGGRSATLCGKIETAVESMRVVTPRGRVETRKVPQSASGPGGKAWFVGSEGALGS, via the coding sequence ATGACGTCAGGGCCTACCCGCGGCCAACCCACAACATTCCGTGGGCGCATCGTCGCCACGCCCTACGAGCGGGCCCTCCACGTCGTCGTGTACCCCACCTGCGAGGACGACCTCCTGCGCCTCCTCGAGTTCGCCGAAGCCCGGCGGGTGGCGCTGATCCCCCCGGGCGGCGAGAGCTCGGTGGTGGGCGGCATCGAACCCGACGTGCCGCCGAACTACGCCGGGGTCCTCAGCGTCGAGCTGCGGGAGATGCGGGCGGTGCGGGAGATCGACCAGCTGAGCCGCCGGGCCCGGGTGCAGGCCGGCATCCTCGGCCCCGACCTGGAGGAGGCCCTGCGCCGCGAGGGACTGGCCTTCCGCCACTGCCCCCAGTCCTACACCTGTTCCACGGTGGGCGGCTGGATCGCCACCCGCGCCGGCGGCCGCTCCGCCACCCTGTGCGGCAAGATCGAGACCGCGGTGGAGAGCATGCGGGTCGTGACGCCCCGGGGCCGCGTCGAGACCCGGAAGGTGCCCCAGTCGGCGTCGGGCCCCGGCGGCAAGGCGTGGTTCGTCGGCTCGGAAGGGGCCCTGGGGAGCTGA
- a CDS encoding MerR family transcriptional regulator, with amino-acid sequence MMYTIKKVAEMTGISGHTLRFYDKEGLFPYVARDQNNVRVFSDEDLEWVRTVKCLRDTGMPLAEAKEYVQLCLQGDATIPRRYEMLRKQLQKAEQHLVEIQDRMNTLKMKTEYYKGVLEGKRQDLWNPVHFTRADRKPQRKEKDPSSMPA; translated from the coding sequence ATGATGTACACCATTAAGAAAGTCGCAGAGATGACGGGCATCTCCGGGCACACCCTGCGTTTTTACGATAAGGAGGGCCTGTTCCCGTACGTTGCCCGCGATCAAAACAACGTGCGCGTCTTCTCGGACGAGGATTTGGAATGGGTCCGTACTGTAAAGTGCTTGCGCGATACGGGCATGCCGCTGGCTGAGGCCAAGGAGTATGTCCAGCTCTGCCTGCAGGGGGACGCCACCATCCCAAGGCGTTACGAAATGCTCCGGAAGCAGCTGCAAAAGGCGGAACAGCATCTGGTTGAGATACAAGACAGGATGAATACTCTGAAGATGAAAACGGAGTATTACAAGGGGGTGCTGGAAGGGAAACGCCAGGACCTCTGGAATCCGGTGCACTTTACACGGGCGGACAGGAAACCACAGAGGAAAGAGAAAGACCCCTCCTCCATGCCGGCGTAG
- a CDS encoding glycerophosphodiester phosphodiesterase has protein sequence MDRVTDGRGPVDDFTLAELRALDASGHFGPEHGRQRILALEEALQEFPDLPFVLELKDPRAVAPTVRLLRARGWVGRVQVTSFHWGALLDALSLERRLSAGFLCPALDPDLARRAVRRGIAQLCPPAKGLAAKAVAEVRALGLQVRAYGVHEPADARRALDAGVDGMTADDPAALLRLLAERGWGAASPEDWLRAIVPPAGLQPSMEPAPSAGGQGRWAAW, from the coding sequence GTGGACCGGGTGACCGACGGCCGAGGTCCCGTGGACGACTTCACCCTCGCGGAGCTACGGGCGCTCGACGCCTCAGGGCACTTCGGGCCCGAGCACGGGCGCCAGAGGATCCTCGCCCTGGAAGAAGCGCTGCAGGAGTTCCCCGACCTTCCCTTCGTGCTGGAGCTGAAGGACCCCAGGGCCGTCGCGCCCACGGTGCGGCTGCTTCGGGCCCGGGGGTGGGTGGGGCGGGTGCAGGTGACCTCATTCCACTGGGGGGCGCTGCTGGACGCCCTGTCCCTGGAGCGGCGGCTCTCCGCTGGCTTCCTCTGCCCGGCCCTGGACCCGGACCTGGCCCGCCGGGCCGTGAGACGGGGCATCGCGCAGCTCTGCCCGCCGGCCAAGGGGCTGGCGGCCAAGGCGGTGGCGGAGGTACGGGCCCTGGGCCTCCAAGTGCGGGCCTACGGGGTGCACGAGCCGGCGGATGCCCGCAGGGCCCTGGACGCCGGCGTAGACGGCATGACCGCCGACGACCCCGCGGCGCTCCTGCGCCTGCTCGCCGAGCGCGGCTGGGGCGCCGCGTCGCCCGAAGACTGGCTGCGCGCCATCGTGCCGCCTGCGGGCCTGCAGCCGTCCATGGAGCCGGCGCCTTCAGCCGGCGGACAGGGCCGCTGGGCCGCCTGGTGA
- a CDS encoding alpha/beta hydrolase, whose product MASGSPATSKSSRRAGSPRARRAWVILAALVVVLCLATYGSMVWTISGIFAKHVVAGDGLGPESFGLQAETVSLTSSDGLALQAWWVVPQAEPKGTVILLHGMDGMDATSMLGHARFLGDAGYASLALDMRAHGRSEGDRIGLAFEEPRDVSAAIDWVLAQEPVAGKPLILLGASLGGATALRAAAARPEVDAVVSEGSYASVDRMVVGFMEMMGAPRALALALDPFAKLALLTLYGVWPATASPVHDIGAIAPRPVLLIHGEKDDQISLDHLAALQAAAGPGAEVWVVPGAGHIVFEDVALGPRDGTYKARLAEFLSEVVEGNGRTDRGV is encoded by the coding sequence ATGGCCAGCGGTTCACCCGCGACGTCGAAGTCCAGTCGTAGGGCCGGCAGCCCGCGCGCCCGCCGGGCGTGGGTGATCCTCGCCGCGCTCGTGGTCGTCCTCTGCCTCGCCACCTACGGCTCGATGGTGTGGACCATCTCGGGCATCTTCGCCAAGCACGTGGTGGCGGGCGACGGCCTCGGCCCGGAGAGCTTCGGGCTGCAGGCGGAGACGGTATCCCTCACCAGCTCGGACGGGCTCGCGCTCCAGGCGTGGTGGGTCGTTCCCCAGGCGGAGCCGAAGGGCACGGTCATCCTCCTGCACGGCATGGACGGGATGGACGCCACCTCCATGCTCGGGCACGCACGATTCCTCGGGGACGCCGGCTACGCGTCCCTGGCGCTCGACATGCGGGCGCACGGCCGAAGCGAGGGGGACCGCATCGGGCTCGCGTTCGAAGAGCCCCGGGACGTCTCTGCGGCCATCGACTGGGTCCTCGCCCAGGAGCCCGTCGCCGGGAAACCCCTCATCCTCCTGGGCGCCTCCCTGGGTGGGGCGACGGCCCTACGCGCCGCTGCCGCCCGGCCCGAGGTGGACGCGGTCGTCAGCGAGGGCTCCTACGCCTCCGTCGACCGCATGGTCGTGGGCTTCATGGAGATGATGGGCGCGCCCAGGGCCCTGGCGCTGGCGCTCGACCCCTTCGCCAAGCTCGCGCTCCTCACCCTGTACGGCGTCTGGCCCGCCACGGCGTCGCCCGTCCACGACATCGGCGCCATCGCCCCCCGGCCGGTCCTGCTCATCCACGGGGAGAAGGACGACCAGATCAGCCTGGACCACCTGGCCGCCCTCCAGGCCGCGGCCGGACCCGGCGCCGAGGTGTGGGTCGTCCCCGGCGCCGGGCACATCGTCTTCGAAGACGTCGCGCTGGGCCCGAGGGACGGCACGTACAAGGCGCGGCTGGCGGAGTTCTTGTCCGAGGTGGTCGAGGGGAACGGGCGAACCGACCGAGGGGTGTAG
- a CDS encoding HNH endonuclease — protein sequence MLYYWRSDNYRQDRAFGFGYHLNQGSPLLSRLERGAHVWAFTRRARDGAYVLAADLVVGAVTANRAGYRYGRWRVWGDLERTRYFDVDHGPDAEPVLRSLTIRAASRHLGQSFQGYAAVRPLRPDDAARLADFAAYLPMEPRVPIIYTEDQFEAAFLQGGIDLVRHHMVRETAADLDVRQAYLYRPARVARSQALARELYQLYEGRCQLCGMDPGKRLGAEISQAHHVVWLSRGGDDELENLVLLCPNHHRSVHVVDAPLDYRGPAFLFPNGVREEVRINRHLPVAR from the coding sequence GTGCTCTACTACTGGAGGTCGGACAACTACCGGCAGGATCGGGCGTTCGGCTTCGGCTACCACCTGAACCAGGGGAGCCCGCTCCTCTCGAGGCTGGAGCGGGGCGCGCACGTCTGGGCCTTCACGCGCCGGGCGCGGGACGGTGCTTACGTGCTGGCGGCGGACCTGGTGGTGGGGGCGGTAACCGCCAACCGCGCCGGGTACCGCTACGGTCGCTGGCGGGTCTGGGGCGACCTGGAGCGCACCCGGTACTTCGACGTGGACCACGGCCCCGATGCGGAGCCCGTCCTTCGCTCCCTGACGATCCGGGCGGCGTCCCGGCACTTGGGCCAGAGCTTCCAAGGCTACGCCGCCGTCCGGCCGCTCCGTCCCGACGATGCCGCGCGCCTGGCCGACTTCGCCGCCTACCTGCCCATGGAGCCCCGGGTGCCCATCATCTACACCGAGGATCAGTTCGAGGCCGCCTTCCTCCAGGGAGGCATCGACCTGGTGCGCCACCACATGGTCCGGGAGACGGCGGCCGACCTGGACGTGCGCCAGGCGTACCTCTACCGCCCCGCCCGCGTGGCCCGCTCGCAGGCACTGGCCCGCGAGCTCTACCAGCTCTACGAGGGGCGCTGCCAGCTCTGCGGGATGGATCCCGGCAAGCGCCTTGGCGCGGAGATCAGCCAGGCCCACCACGTAGTCTGGCTCTCCCGGGGCGGGGACGACGAGCTGGAGAACCTGGTGCTCCTCTGCCCCAACCACCACCGCAGCGTCCACGTCGTCGACGCCCCCCTCGACTATCGCGGCCCTGCCTTTCTCTTCCCGAACGGGGTGAGGGAGGAGGTGCGGATCAACCGGCACCTGCCGGTGGCGCGGTAG